A region from the Fusarium musae strain F31 chromosome 1, whole genome shotgun sequence genome encodes:
- a CDS encoding hypothetical protein (antiSMASH:Cluster_1.2~EggNog:ENOG41~SMCOG1005:Drug resistance transporter, EmrB/QacA) produces the protein MSFSQEKRSGDSSDDTRLSPSPGPDSSGNEALREPQVEKPAPDPSPRNVHGIKWFLVVCALLSALFLYALDNTVVANVQAKVVETYQRVDLVPWLGVSFALASAATTLPWSKAYGTFSAKKLFIGSTTVFMGASALCGGAPDIDSFIVGRAIAGAGGCGMYMGLLTLLSVTTTNAERPKYLSLTGFIWGIGTVLGPVVGGSLGDSSATWRWAFYLNLLVGVVIGPIYVLLLPDFKPQAGVPLTSRLAQIDYLGTALSIGSVLCLIMAMNFGGVLWSWDAGRSIGLFVTAGVLLILFVLQQIFQIGTTFENRLFPMHFWKSRTMICLFFTMMLATFGSFIGIFYLPLYYQFTRGITAVETSVHLLPFILFLVAFNLLNGQFMGRTGYYYPWYIVGSLMELIGGVLMYTVDEHTSNAKIYGYTIILGTGVGCFCQAGFAVAQMKVKPTEIPYSVGFMTVGQMLGIVFGTGMSGALFVNYGQQALQRVFPNVSKTEIADALAGVGSGLIDSAKPDVKAEAIHGITRAIQLAYVPIIAAGSICLICSLAMRREKVFH, from the exons ATGTCTTTCTCTCAGGAGAAACGGTCCGGCGACAGCTCGGATGACACTCGTCTGTCACCATCTCCCGGCCCTGACTCCTCAGGCAACGAAGCCCTTAGGGAGCCCCAGGTTGAGAAACCCGCACCAGACCCCTCTCCTCGAAATGTTCATGGTATCAAGTGGTTCCTTGTTGTCTGCGCCCTTCTCTCCGCCCTGTTCCTCTACGCTCTCGACAACACCGTCGTCGCCAATGTCCAAGCTAAAGTCGTAGAAACCTATCAACGCGTTGACCTTGTTCCATGGCTTGGCGTCTCTTTCGCACTCGCATCAGCCGCAACAACACTTCCCTGGTCTAAAGCTTACGGTACATTCTCAGCGAAAAAGCTGTTCATTGGCTCAACTACCGTCTTCATGGGCGCCTCTGCACTCTGTGGTGGTGCACCCGACATCGATTCCTTCATCGTCGGCCGTGCCATCGCTGGAGCGGGAGGTTGCGGCATGTACATGGGGCTTTTGACACTCTTGTCAGTCACCACTACAAACGCCGAGAGACCGAAGTATCTAAGTCTGACGGGATTTATCTGGGGTATTGGTACTGTTCTTGGCCCTGTAGTTGGAGGATCGCTTGGCGATAGTAGTGCGACTTGGCGATGGGCATTCTATTTGAACTTACTGGTAGGGGTTGTCATTGGTCCAATTTATGTCCTTCTACTCCCTGACTTCAAGCCTCAGGCTGGCGTCCCCTTGACTAGCCGTCTAGCTCAAATCGACTACCTCGGTACAGCTCTCTCCATTGGTTCCGTTCTATGCCTCATCATGGCGATGAACTTTGGTGGAGTTCTGTGGAGCTGGGATGCAGGCAGGAGTATTGGTCTGTTTGTTACAGCTGGTGTCTTGCTCATCCTGTTTGTGCTCCAGCAGATCTTCCAGATTGGTACCACGTTTGAGAACCGACTGTTTCCCATGCATTTCTGGAAGAGCCGTACTATGATTTGCCTCTTCTTTACCATGA TGCTGGCAACGTTCGGTAGCTTTATCGGAATTTTCTACCTGCCACTGTATTATCAGTTTACTCGCGGAATCACGGCTGTAGAGACATCGGTCCACCTGTTGCCCTTCATCCTGTTTCTCGTCGCCTTCAACTTGCTGAATGGTCAATTCATGGGCCGAACAGGATACTACTATCCTTGGTACATTGTAGGCTCTTTGATGGAGCTCATCGGTGGAGTTCTAATGT ATACCGTCGATGAGCACACTTCGAACGCCAAGATCTATGGCTATACTATTATCCTCGGCACTGGCGTCGGTTGCTTCTGTCAAGCTGGTTTTGCAGTCGCCCAGATGAAAGTCAAGCCCACCGAGATCCCCTACAGTGTCGGTTTCATGACAGTCGGACAGATGCTCGGTATCGTATTTGGTACTGGCATGTCTGGCGCTCTTTTTGTCAACTATGGCCAGCAAGCTCTCCAACGCGTCTTCCCCAACGTCTCCAAGACCGAGATCGCTGACGCTCTCGCCGGTGTCGGTAGCGGCCTCATCGATTCTGCCAAGCCTGATGTTAAGGCAGAAGCTATCCATGGCATCACGAGAGCGATTCAACTCGCATACGTACCCATCATCGCGGCCGGGTCCATTTGTCTGATTTGCAGTCTCGCAATGAGGAGGGAGAAGGTGTTCCACTAA
- a CDS encoding putative secondary metabolism biosynthetic enzyme (EggNog:ENOG41~SMCOG1028:crotonyl-CoA reductase / alcohol dehydrogenase~antiSMASH:Cluster_1.2) has protein sequence MAAISQVQPSEGKPASVGFHYPKQEQIPPDSIGVDQILVSFLFSPINPQDLLVLAGRYPVKPLHTLDNQPVLGYDGVARVQAVGPLTNPDQTHIRPGDFIVPRRHGLGTWRSQAILSVTDVIPLSPTKDLLGASLLRMAFLPAYLLVEDMRDLKPGDWIIQNAGSGTIARLVSQFARLKGVRTCSVVRDRDGSTLDALKADLQSQGVEIVITETDLAKHGTQASAELADAAAKGRVVLAIDAVFGESGERLANALSHGGTYVNYGSLGGASGIIGLSQHLLFWSEVKFRNFRLSEQLKGRTAAEQESLLLWFQDLLSQGLLRTPPVEIIQVPRDVEGRDEFEGRVKEAVTAGPADKVGRVKQVLQFGRI, from the coding sequence ATGGCTGCCATTAGCCAAGTTCAACCCTCTGAGGGCAAACCAGCCTCTGTGGGATTTCATTACCCCAAACAAGAACAAATTCCACCAGATTCCATCGGTGTCGATCAGATTCTGGTAtctttcctcttctccccAATCAACCCCCAAGACCTCCTCGTACTCGCAGGTCGTTACCCAGTCAAGCCGCTGCATACCCTAGACAACCAACCTGTGCTGGGTTATGACGGCGTGGCTCGCGTCCAAGCAGTGGGGCCTCTGACCAACCCAGACCAGACCCACATTCGGCCCGGAGACTTTATTGTTCCGCGTCGACATGGATTAGGAACCTGGAGAAGCCAAGCTATTCTTAGTGTGACGGATGTTATTCCCCTGTCGCCTACAAAGGATCTTCTTGGCGCATCTCTTCTGCGCATGGCCTTTCTGCCGGCTTACCTCCTTGTCGAGGATATGCGTGATCTGAAACCTGGTGATTGGATCATTCAGAACGCAGGTTCTGGAACCATCGCGAGGCTTGTATCGCAGTTTGCTCGTCTCAAGGGTGTTCGTACCTGCAGTGTTGTGCGTGATCGGGATGGTAGTACTCTCgatgctctcaaggctgatCTGCAGAGCCAGGGTGTTGAGATCGTGATTACCGAGACAGATCTTGCTAAGCATGGTACGCAGGCTTCGGCAGAACTCGCggatgctgctgccaagggcCGTGTCGTGCTAGCCATCGACGCTGTCTTTGGTGAATCCGGCGAGAGACTCGCAAATGCCCTTTCTCACGGTGGGACATACGTCAACTACGGGTCTCTTGGCGGCGCAAGTGGAATTATTGGTCTATCTCAGCATCTGCTGTTCTGGTCAGAGGTCAAGTTTCGGAACTTTCGTCTGTCTGAACAGCTAAAGGGTCGGACTGCAGCAGAGCAGGAATCTCTCCTGCTGTGGTTCCAGGATCTGCTTTCTCAGGGACTTTTGCGTACGCCGCCTGTGGAGATCATTCAGGTCCCTCGGGATGTTGAGGGCAGGGATGAGTTTGAGGGGCGTGTGAAGGAGGCTGTTACTGCAGGTCCTGCTGACAAGGTGGGAAGGGTCAAGCAGGTTTTGCAGTTTGGTAGGATCTAG
- a CDS encoding hypothetical protein (SMCOG1298:putative carboxymuconolactone decarboxylase~antiSMASH:Cluster_1.2), producing MASWDNRVVTNEHLLPYVDSNAAPPDIKAALQTLPFERNIFKLLANSNVFFKPFMTLLSSSWSENRKILPSEWQTTVLRTAATLDAPYEWDVNEPVARVLGLTDEQFAALRNSKEPLPESLFTPRQRLIARIVEELSRQPRVSKDVMDEALKAFSHEEITEIFFLNGIYGFLARFMNSARIDFDEPIPGLLDILAKYNASAIEREKQAKK from the exons atggcttcttgggACAACCGCGTCGTCACCAACGAGCACCTGCTCCCTTACGTGGACTCCAACGCTGCCCCGCCAGACATCAAAGCTGCTCTGCAAACTTTACCATTCGAGAGGAACATTTTCAAA CTCCTCGCCAACAGCAACGTGTTCTTCAAACCCTTCATGACGCTCCTTTCCTCCAGCTGGAGCGAGAACCGAAAGATTCTCCCTTCAGAATGGCAAACCACTGTTCTACGTACTGCAGCCACTCTTGATGCCCCTTACGAGTGGGATGTCAACGAGCCTGTCGCCCGCGTCCTCGGTCTCACTGACGAACAGTTTGCGGCCCTTCGCAATTCTAAAGAACCATTGCCTGAAAGCTTGTTCACTCCGCGTCAGCGATTGATCGCCCGCattgttgaagagctcaGTCGCCAACCTCGTGTTAGCAAGGACGTCATGGATGAGGCTTTGAAGGCTTTCAGTCATGAGGAGATTACTGAGATTTTCTTCCTCAATGGTATTTACGGCTTCTTGGCTCGGTTTATGAATAGTGCTAGGATTGATTTTGACGAGCCTATTCCTGGCTTGCTTGACATTTTGGCCAAGTACAATGCATCGGCTATTGAGCGAGAGAAGCAGGCGAAGAAGTAA